A part of Myxococcus landrumus genomic DNA contains:
- the dnaG gene encoding DNA primase gives MIPEHKIQEVLDRVDLVGLVARHVELKKSGREWKGRCPFHQEKTPSFYVVPEKRFYFCHGCRASGDAVSFVQRYLGKTFLDAVRDLARELGIDLEAQQDPGMRERQQIKEATDQAAEHFRALLWHDDEGRAARAYINSRGVSDETAQAFGLGWAPSAWSLLAERFQKTGMLDAGMKAGLVLKRNTGDGCFDFFRSRLMVPIRAPEGRPIAFGGRLVNAEEGPKYLNSRESRLYNKSETLFGMDQARDEVRKRKAAVLVEGYFDCIGLHQVGVRHAVALCSTNLTAGHLQVLKRGEARELVLLLDGDSAGLAAVERLAGPLLAAGATARVALLPQGDDPDTFARREGAEGVEQLLESAQPLTTHLFASLLPQGKGATFEEKMAALERLKPVATQVPVGVVRSSLFSALAEHFGWRAADVEAALRSKAPLPKPAASQAEPTPVRPPAEKPPAPMEALYVAAVLREPRLLGRDVFRVCDELSHMGLRMALMHATTGQGTQDALYEASDAVKRAIETSWRQLPTEGQELEHAFSTICQEIMVRRINERLAYITRATEQTLGAFDLTEETRQLQAERVELLALKKRVLEELRPAPTGTKAPMQPV, from the coding sequence ATGATCCCAGAGCACAAAATCCAGGAAGTCCTCGACCGCGTGGACCTGGTGGGGCTCGTCGCCCGACATGTGGAGCTGAAGAAGTCCGGCCGGGAGTGGAAGGGCCGCTGCCCGTTCCACCAGGAGAAGACGCCCTCCTTCTATGTCGTACCAGAGAAGCGCTTCTATTTCTGCCATGGCTGCCGGGCCAGCGGCGACGCGGTGTCTTTCGTCCAGCGCTACCTGGGCAAGACGTTCCTCGACGCGGTGCGGGATTTGGCGCGGGAGCTGGGAATCGACCTGGAGGCCCAGCAGGACCCGGGCATGCGGGAGCGCCAGCAAATCAAGGAGGCCACGGACCAGGCCGCCGAGCACTTCCGCGCCCTGCTCTGGCATGACGATGAAGGCCGCGCCGCGCGCGCCTACATCAACAGCCGAGGCGTGTCCGACGAGACGGCCCAGGCCTTCGGGCTGGGGTGGGCGCCCAGCGCCTGGAGCCTCCTGGCCGAACGCTTCCAGAAGACAGGCATGCTGGATGCGGGGATGAAGGCGGGGCTCGTCCTCAAGCGCAACACGGGGGATGGTTGCTTTGACTTCTTCCGCAGCCGGTTGATGGTGCCCATCCGCGCGCCCGAGGGCCGGCCCATCGCCTTCGGCGGCCGCCTGGTGAACGCCGAGGAAGGCCCCAAGTACCTCAACTCCCGCGAGTCCCGGCTCTACAACAAGAGCGAGACGTTGTTTGGCATGGACCAGGCGCGCGACGAGGTCCGCAAGCGCAAGGCCGCCGTGCTCGTGGAGGGTTACTTCGACTGCATTGGCTTGCATCAAGTGGGTGTGCGCCATGCCGTCGCGCTGTGCTCCACCAACCTCACCGCGGGACACCTCCAGGTGCTCAAGCGAGGCGAGGCGCGGGAGCTGGTGTTGCTGCTCGACGGAGACTCGGCGGGACTTGCGGCCGTGGAGCGGCTCGCCGGCCCCCTGCTCGCCGCTGGAGCAACCGCTCGGGTGGCGCTGCTTCCGCAGGGGGATGATCCAGACACGTTCGCGCGTCGAGAGGGTGCAGAGGGTGTGGAGCAATTGCTCGAGAGCGCGCAGCCGCTCACCACCCACCTGTTCGCCTCCCTGCTGCCCCAGGGCAAGGGAGCTACCTTCGAGGAGAAGATGGCGGCGCTCGAGCGACTCAAGCCGGTGGCGACCCAGGTGCCGGTGGGCGTGGTGCGCTCCTCCTTGTTCTCCGCGCTCGCGGAGCACTTCGGCTGGCGCGCCGCCGACGTGGAGGCCGCGCTTCGCAGCAAGGCCCCCCTCCCCAAGCCCGCTGCCTCCCAGGCCGAGCCCACGCCCGTCCGCCCGCCCGCCGAGAAGCCCCCTGCCCCCATGGAGGCGCTCTACGTGGCCGCCGTGCTGAGGGAGCCTCGCCTGCTTGGCAGGGATGTCTTTCGAGTCTGTGACGAGCTGTCCCACATGGGATTGCGCATGGCACTCATGCACGCGACGACAGGACAAGGCACGCAGGATGCGCTCTACGAGGCATCCGACGCGGTGAAGCGAGCCATTGAAACCTCCTGGCGCCAGCTCCCCACGGAAGGCCAGGAGCTCGAGCATGCGTTCTCCACCATCTGCCAGGAAATCATGGTGCGGCGCATCAACGAGCGGCTCGCTTATATAACCCGTGCGACAGAGCAGACGTTGGGAGCGTTCGACCTGACGGAAGAGACTCGTCAGCTCCAGGCGGAGCGTGTGGAACTGCTGGCCCTCAAGAAGCGTGTCCTGGAGGAGCTGCGGCCCGCTCCCACGGGAACAAAGGCGCCCATGCAACCGGTTTGA
- a CDS encoding GatB/YqeY domain-containing protein produces the protein MATLKERIDADLKDAMRSKNELRTTVIRAIKSAVKYKEVEPGASALDDSGVMSVITGLIKKGRDSADQFKAANRPELAEKEEAEIAVLQSYLPQQLTPDELAAAVQAAIAEVGAQSAKDMGAVMKNLTPKLQGKAEGRAISEAVKAQLAKLG, from the coding sequence ATGGCCACCCTCAAGGAGCGGATCGACGCGGACCTGAAGGACGCGATGCGGTCCAAGAACGAGCTGCGCACGACCGTCATTCGGGCGATCAAGAGCGCCGTCAAGTACAAGGAAGTGGAGCCCGGTGCCTCCGCCCTTGATGACTCGGGCGTGATGAGCGTCATCACCGGCCTCATCAAGAAGGGCCGTGACTCCGCTGACCAGTTCAAGGCCGCCAACCGGCCGGAGCTCGCGGAGAAGGAAGAGGCGGAGATCGCCGTCCTCCAGAGCTACCTCCCCCAGCAGCTCACCCCCGACGAGCTGGCCGCCGCCGTCCAGGCCGCCATCGCCGAGGTGGGTGCCCAGAGCGCCAAGGACATGGGCGCGGTGATGAAGAACCTCACCCCCAAGCTCCAGGGCAAGGCCGAAGGCCGCGCCATCTCCGAGGCCGTCAAGGCCCAGCTGGCGAAGCTCGGCTGA
- the rpsU gene encoding 30S ribosomal protein S21, protein MPGIRVKEGESIESALKRFKKATEKAGILSEIRKREHYEKPSVKRKKKALAAKKRAVKKARKSF, encoded by the coding sequence ATGCCCGGTATCCGAGTGAAGGAGGGAGAGTCCATTGAGAGCGCCCTCAAGCGCTTCAAGAAGGCCACTGAAAAGGCCGGAATCCTTTCCGAGATCCGCAAGCGCGAGCACTACGAGAAGCCTTCCGTGAAGCGGAAGAAGAAGGCCCTCGCCGCCAAGAAGCGCGCGGTGAAGAAGGCTCGCAAGTCGTTCTAG
- a CDS encoding HEAT repeat domain-containing protein has product MSPALILMVLLATGQRGGTGTTDCWNSCQRHVADRALRARVCGACLSGGKVESWVSALGTVRPTPRDAFASSRKDEDWRVRWASVRTEAKARGLTERRLLAEWVVSTPTSSDLQACLTAARAAAEVEQSSATFLRDAGARGAEAAARVWARREPIRRALEVELYAEDGRARGVALAHLAAFQGKKPARVLLEATASRPESSDEIAASALKSVAEQRRTSVGRLLLDEARPTDEALINRLFAVYSRELEALQPELTAPEALRRDSAVLSLGTYGPLARKELERALEDVDPKVRGSAARRLAEAEGVSVSVAAERRLATRDAAASRPWLEAMVREKGCASFFLDVAGNPRMPAEIRGQALVSLADCRESSQSRMETLAPYLRDSQSVVRAGAVRVLGSMSSRNPEVMEATERALDDGSPEVVAAALAVVAGQRQATRGDAVAELLESAHPMVRAAAARALEVIGRASHAKVLAARLREDSVSDVRVAAALALGKLGGPHAAAALSEAAARDGDTHVQHVSREGLRRLGFRP; this is encoded by the coding sequence GTGAGCCCTGCCCTCATCCTGATGGTTCTGCTGGCGACCGGTCAGCGTGGTGGCACCGGAACAACCGACTGCTGGAACTCCTGCCAGCGCCATGTGGCGGACCGGGCCCTGCGTGCCCGTGTGTGTGGGGCGTGCCTGTCCGGGGGAAAGGTGGAGTCCTGGGTGTCGGCGCTGGGGACGGTCCGGCCGACCCCGCGCGACGCCTTCGCCTCCTCTCGGAAGGATGAGGACTGGAGGGTGCGGTGGGCTTCGGTGCGCACCGAGGCCAAGGCGCGGGGCCTCACCGAGCGACGCCTGTTGGCGGAGTGGGTGGTGAGTACTCCCACGTCATCGGACCTCCAGGCCTGTCTCACCGCGGCCCGCGCGGCCGCGGAAGTGGAGCAGTCCTCGGCCACCTTTCTTCGGGATGCGGGGGCTCGGGGGGCGGAGGCCGCGGCCCGGGTGTGGGCCCGTCGCGAGCCGATTCGTCGGGCATTGGAGGTGGAGCTGTATGCGGAGGATGGGCGCGCTCGGGGTGTGGCGCTTGCTCACCTCGCCGCTTTCCAAGGGAAGAAGCCAGCGCGGGTGCTGCTGGAGGCGACAGCGTCCCGGCCAGAGTCCTCGGACGAGATTGCCGCCTCGGCGCTGAAGTCCGTGGCGGAGCAGCGGCGGACCTCGGTGGGGCGGCTGCTCCTGGACGAGGCGCGGCCCACGGATGAGGCCCTCATCAACCGGCTCTTCGCCGTGTACTCCCGCGAATTGGAGGCGCTCCAGCCGGAGCTGACCGCACCGGAGGCCCTGCGGCGGGACTCCGCGGTGTTGTCCCTGGGCACCTATGGCCCCCTGGCGCGCAAGGAGCTGGAGCGCGCGCTGGAGGACGTGGACCCCAAGGTGCGAGGCTCCGCGGCGCGCAGATTGGCCGAGGCGGAAGGGGTGTCCGTGAGTGTGGCCGCCGAGCGCCGGCTGGCGACGCGGGATGCCGCCGCGAGCCGGCCGTGGCTGGAGGCCATGGTTCGCGAGAAGGGCTGCGCGAGCTTCTTCCTGGATGTGGCGGGCAACCCGAGGATGCCAGCGGAGATTCGCGGACAGGCCCTGGTGTCGCTGGCGGATTGCCGCGAGAGCAGTCAGTCCCGCATGGAGACCCTGGCGCCCTACCTTCGCGATTCGCAGTCGGTGGTGCGTGCGGGCGCGGTGCGGGTGCTGGGCTCGATGTCCAGTCGCAACCCCGAGGTGATGGAGGCCACCGAGCGCGCGCTGGACGATGGTTCTCCCGAGGTGGTGGCCGCCGCGCTGGCGGTGGTGGCGGGGCAGCGACAGGCGACGCGAGGTGATGCGGTGGCGGAGCTGCTTGAATCGGCCCACCCGATGGTGCGAGCCGCCGCGGCCCGGGCGCTGGAAGTCATTGGCCGCGCCTCGCATGCGAAGGTGCTGGCTGCTCGTCTGCGCGAGGACTCGGTGTCGGATGTGCGGGTCGCGGCGGCGCTCGCGCTGGGGAAGCTGGGTGGGCCGCATGCCGCGGCGGCGCTGTCCGAGGCCGCGGCCCGCGATGGGGACACCCATGTGCAGCACGTCTCTCGCGAGGGGCTGCGCCGACTGGGCTTCCGTCCCTGA
- a CDS encoding GGDEF domain-containing protein: MSEEKTSVHSISDLLGNAQRQSAYLIVISAKSAAGIGRMFKLDRSEVVLGRSSEAQFQVEDDGISRKHAKVVALGDGRFQLVDLASTNGTYLNGLKVNAAPLYDGDKIQIGSNTVLKFSIQDELEEQYQRSIYESATRDGLTRVYNKKYFLETVRKEFSYCLRHRVPLSLVLFDVDHFKKINDAYGHPAGDYVLTRIAQRVSDTVRTEDLLARYGGEEFALMLRESAEDQALACAERCRHAVDKADFVFGGTPIKVTISLGVATLLDSDFSQPEDLIAAADKYLYRAKRAGRNRADAKAISGP, translated from the coding sequence ATGTCCGAGGAGAAAACTTCCGTCCATTCCATTTCGGACCTGCTGGGCAACGCCCAGCGGCAGAGCGCTTATCTGATCGTCATCAGCGCCAAGTCCGCAGCGGGCATCGGACGGATGTTCAAGCTGGACCGATCCGAAGTGGTGCTGGGGCGAAGCTCCGAAGCGCAGTTCCAGGTCGAGGACGACGGCATCTCCCGCAAGCACGCCAAGGTGGTGGCGCTGGGGGATGGGCGTTTCCAATTGGTGGACCTGGCCAGCACCAATGGCACCTACCTGAACGGCCTGAAGGTCAACGCCGCGCCGCTGTACGACGGCGACAAGATTCAGATTGGTTCCAACACCGTCCTCAAGTTCTCCATCCAGGACGAGCTGGAGGAGCAGTACCAGCGCAGCATCTACGAGTCCGCCACGCGCGACGGCCTCACCCGCGTCTACAACAAGAAGTACTTCCTGGAGACGGTGCGCAAGGAGTTCAGCTACTGCCTGCGCCACCGGGTGCCCCTGTCGCTGGTGCTGTTCGACGTGGACCACTTCAAGAAGATCAACGACGCGTACGGGCACCCCGCCGGAGACTACGTGCTGACGCGAATCGCCCAGCGCGTCTCCGACACGGTGCGCACCGAGGACCTGCTCGCCCGCTACGGAGGTGAGGAGTTCGCGCTGATGCTGCGCGAGTCCGCCGAGGACCAGGCCCTCGCGTGCGCCGAGCGCTGCCGCCACGCGGTGGACAAGGCGGACTTCGTCTTTGGTGGCACGCCCATCAAGGTGACCATCAGCCTGGGCGTGGCCACGCTCCTGGACTCGGACTTCTCCCAGCCCGAGGACCTCATCGCCGCTGCGGACAAGTACCTCTACCGGGCCAAGCGCGCCGGCCGAAACCGCGCGGACGCCAAGGCCATCAGCGGCCCCTGA
- a CDS encoding asparaginase has protein sequence MPRVLLLHTGGTLGMAGGRPSALRPAAFFKTLKARVPELFQLADIELQLFSNLDSSEMQPELWQRMATHLHQQLPQFDGAVVTHGTDTLAYTASALSLMLRNPPCPVVLTGSQRPLGEVRSDARLNLIDAVLSALEGPREVTICFDSHLYRGNRARKVKVAEYDAFDSPNCPVLGTLGVDATFEPGLRSKGPFRLFEKLDSRVLLLKVYPGLDPALPLQLLPHVRGLILEAYGAGNFPIDPELGRSFMPLFTQAKERGVPVVVVSQAHRNGVDLSLYESGAAALAQGVMGGADMTPSAALVKLMQGLAYHPRSPEALARFIQTPVAGELTVGRPTVEPPARGRRGSTRRTKAE, from the coding sequence TCCTGCTCCTCCACACCGGTGGCACCTTGGGGATGGCCGGTGGCCGTCCCTCCGCGCTGCGCCCCGCCGCCTTCTTCAAGACGCTCAAGGCCCGTGTGCCGGAGCTCTTCCAGCTCGCCGACATCGAGCTGCAGCTGTTCAGCAACCTGGACAGCTCGGAGATGCAGCCGGAGCTGTGGCAGCGCATGGCCACCCACCTCCACCAACAGCTCCCCCAATTCGACGGGGCCGTGGTGACCCATGGGACGGACACGCTCGCCTACACGGCCAGCGCGCTGTCGCTCATGTTGCGCAACCCGCCATGCCCCGTGGTGCTGACGGGCTCGCAGCGGCCGCTGGGCGAGGTGCGCTCGGACGCGAGGCTCAACCTCATTGACGCGGTGCTCTCCGCGCTGGAGGGCCCTCGCGAAGTCACCATCTGCTTCGACTCGCACCTCTATCGAGGCAACCGGGCGCGCAAGGTGAAGGTGGCCGAGTACGACGCCTTCGACAGCCCCAACTGCCCCGTGCTGGGGACGCTCGGAGTCGACGCGACCTTCGAGCCGGGGCTGCGCTCCAAGGGCCCCTTCCGCCTGTTCGAGAAGCTGGACTCGCGCGTCCTCCTCTTGAAGGTGTACCCGGGCCTGGACCCCGCCCTGCCCCTCCAGCTGCTGCCCCACGTCCGGGGTCTGATTCTGGAGGCGTACGGGGCGGGCAACTTCCCCATCGACCCGGAGCTGGGGCGCTCGTTCATGCCCCTGTTCACCCAGGCGAAGGAGCGCGGCGTGCCGGTGGTCGTCGTCAGCCAGGCCCACCGCAACGGCGTGGACCTCAGTCTCTACGAATCTGGGGCGGCGGCCTTGGCGCAGGGGGTCATGGGCGGCGCGGACATGACGCCTTCGGCGGCGCTGGTGAAGTTGATGCAGGGGCTGGCCTACCATCCCCGCTCCCCCGAGGCGCTCGCGCGCTTCATCCAGACGCCGGTCGCCGGGGAGCTGACCGTCGGACGGCCGACAGTCGAACCTCCGGCGCGCGGCCGGCGCGGATCCACGCGCCGGACGAAGGCGGAATGA